In a single window of the Anguilla rostrata isolate EN2019 chromosome 4, ASM1855537v3, whole genome shotgun sequence genome:
- the spata13 gene encoding uncharacterized protein spata13 isoform X3 — protein sequence MKKALQFNDTPSASNNPRSCQSPGVQEEEPGGDRTLSGHGLFLEGEQNSVLNPHCGEQMRQSLDSDCYSSETRLKDSGETRLDLSSPVGPGPPRNPESRPYHAKILQLFSTPHKGSCSGVERLRPATAWPAISGLRVMGSFKKLRSSILQGIQNRAATAANQEMEHGTEGNPETGHSTQEAEYSTAATQHKSEEGQGVVNGLSLGEDTWDEEGGGGEGLNRNSRFSRSLRMAYEDGRITLLQVEAELNSSSPLQLPAPTALSQELLCPPAPIQTTANAIARSRLSTSADNLHFFRGPFRRRPPCPQHGDQQASVAHGIKRTASTSSVVPRNHSPLHIRAQVQKLVCSMNDLSVRQRSGPAPAPSPCSDRSALSRLHDDYSRRVPCYHDSERQRRCLAVRSREANKQHNMPFLESESAPGSDPSPSGLSSVSSQACAVSDILQGSAPFEPGQIEGWDSLRLPQGVLDLQTEDTSAGLTRGTQEVLEDRSSEQELEVAQLIETPISDTPTCGDGTPTSNTTMIAADEPSPATCTPVLDLSTSDALVCTADPPSRRVGRTRPRPLSDYGQLVGRKISIPEEDAEYPNEEARRGLPAEYNSNGISFSKENHNGKCGHSSSHENCNGNSELHWSTSQENQHRKQRPISVIGGVDLYSSPSSEEKEDLPDSRPPLPSHQVPPYRGVSVRLRPCTLSQSTPVGLDRLGQPRLHRILSGPGGTEMLDDSVSEEDCSFDELSDIILYLQPGAEHSALNEWISSGQVVYAEALWDHVTMEEQELGFKAGDVIRVLDASNKDWWWGAASGLQAWFPSSFVRVRVNQEDGAVSMPLDSVENVQAKEPVPGATQVQSTEHRDQMRANVVNEIMNTERVYIKHLRDICEGYLRQCRKHTGMFTQLQINTIFSNIEDIYRFHRKFLKNLERYYNKEQPHQSQIGSCFLLQQSEFSIYSEYCNNHPHACAELQRLLKLGRYRHFFEACRLLQQMIDISVAGFLLTPVQKICKYPLQLGELLKYTPPEHRDNSSVSDAYEAMKKVACLINERKRRLESLDTIAHWQETILRWEGEGVLCRSSDLIHSGDLSRVFPEGKTQQRVFFLFDHQMVFCKKDVLRRDLLFYCGRLDTDRMQVLDVPDGRDRQLGLSLKNAFRLQDRVTHEEYVFCTKKATDKRRWLQAFANERRRVQEDQELGMEISESQRRRAILRARKSKNGKLRNLGYAGCSVPLPHQLLHPLHQRHVTVPTCIPQQPVFSLAEPKRKPSHLWDTLFRK from the exons ATGAAAAAG GCATTGCAGTTCAATGACACTCCATCTGCCAGCAATAACCCACGGTCCTGCCAGTCTCCTggggtgcaggaggaggagcctggGGGTGACAGAACCCTCAGTGGCCATGGTCTGTTTTTGGAAGGAGAACAGAACTCTGTGCTGAACCCGCACTGTGGAGAACAGATGCGGCAGAGCTTAGACAGTGATTGCTACAGTAGTGAAACCAGGTTAAAGGACAGTGGTGAGACTAGACTTGATCTCAGCAGTCCAGTGGGCCCTGGCCCACCACGCAATCCAGAGAGTAGACCATATCACGCCAAGATCCTGCAGCTGTTCTCCACCCCACACAAAGGCAGCTGCTCAGGTGTGGAGAGGCTCCGCCCTGCTACTGCCTGGCCTGCCATCTCTGGCCTACGTGTCATGGGCTCCTTCAAGAAGCTACGCTCTTCAATCCTCCAGGGCATCCAGAACCGGGCAGCCACTGCAGCGAATCAGGAGATGGAGCATGGGACTGAAGGCAATCCAGAGACAGGGCACAGCACTCAGGAGGCTGagtacagcacagcagccaCTCAGCACAAGAGTGAAGAGGGTCAGGGGGTGGTAAATGGGCTGAGCTTGGGAGAAGATACGTGGGATGaagagggtggtgggggggagggcctGAATAGGAACAGTCGCTTCTCACGGAGCCTTCGCATGGCGTATGAAGACGGCCGCATCACGCTGCTGCAAGTCGAGGCAGAGCTGAACAGCAGCTCCCCTCTGCAGCTTCCGGCTCCAACAGCTCTCAGCCAGGAGCTCCTGTGCCCCCCGGCCCCCATCCAGACAACAGCAAATGCTATAGCGCGTAGCAGACTGAGCACGAGTGCTGATAACTTGCATTTCTTTAGAGGCCCCTTCAGACGGAGGCCACCCTGCCCACAACATGGAGACCAGCAGGCCAGTGTTGCCCATGGCATCAAGAGGACTGCCAGCACCTCATCTGTGGTCCCCAGAAACCACAGCCCCCTCCACATCAGGGCTCAGGTGCAGAAGCTGGTGTGCAGTATGAATGACCTGTCTGTTCGCCAGCGATCTGggcccgcccctgcccccagcccctgtTCTGACCGGTCGGCTCTCAGCCGACTACACGATGACTACTCCCGCCGAGTGCCCTGTTACCATGACAGCGAGCGTCAGCGCCGCTGTTTGGCAGTCCGGAGTAGAGAAGCTAATAAGCAGCACAACATGCCCTTCCTGGAATCTGAATCCGCCCCTGgctctgacccctccccctcaggcCTCTCCTCTGTCAGCTCCCAGGCCTGTGCAGTGAGTGACATTCTGCAGGGCTCTGCACCTTTTGAGCCAGGACAAATAGAGGGATGGGACTCCCTCCGTCTTCCACAGGGAGTGCTCGACCTTCAGACTGAGGACACATCTGCAGGGCTGACTCGGGGAACACAG GAGGTGCTAGAAGACAGATCCTCTGAGCAGGAGCTGGAAGTTGCACAACTAATAGAGACGCCCATATCAGACACGCCTACATGTGGAGATGGCACACCCACCTCCAACACCACCATGATTGCGGCAGATGAACCCTCACCAGCAACATGCACGCCAGTATTGGACTTGAGCACATCAGATGCACTAGTGTGCACTGCAGATCCGCCCAGCAGGAGAGTAGGGAGAACGAGGCCACGACCCCTGTCTGACTATGGTCAGTTGGTGGGTAGAAAGATATCCATTCCTGAAGAGGATGCTGAATATCCAAATGAGGAAGCAAGAAGGGGCCTCCCAGCTGAATACAATAGCAATGGCATTAGTTTCAGCAAAGAGAACCATAATGGAAAATGTGGCCACAGTTCCAGTCACGAAAATTGCAATGGTAATAGTGAGCTTCACTGGAGTACAAGCCAAGAGAACCAACACAGGAAGCAACGTCCCATTTCTGTCATTGGAGGGGTGGATTTGTATTCTTCACCTTCctcagaagagaaagaggattTG CCAGATTCCCGGCCCCCTCTCCCGTCACACCAGGTTCCACCCTACAGAGGGGTGTCTGTTCGACTCCGGCCCTGTACCCTCTCCCAGAGCACTCCTGTCGGCCTAGACCGTCTGGGACAACCCCGCCTCCACAGAATCCTTAGTG GGCCAGGGGGGACTGAGATGCTGGATGACAGTGTGAGTGAAGAAGACTGCAGCTTTGATGAGCTCAGTGATATCATACTTTACCTGCAGCCAGGGGCTGAGCACTCGGCCCTCAATGAG tggatAAGCTCAGGCCAGGTTGTGTATGCTGAGGCCCTGTGGGATCATGTCACGATGGAAGAGCAGGAGTTGGGCTTCAAAGCCGGAGATGTTATCCGTGTCCTTGACGCCTCCAACAAGGACTGGTGGTGGGGTGCAGCATCTGGCCTACAAGCCTGGTTCCCGTCCAGCTTTGTCAGA GTGCGAGTGAATCAGGAGGATGGTGCAGTTTCCATGCCGCTGGACAGCGTTGAGAATGTGCAGGCCAAGGAGCCAGTACCGGGGGCCACTCAGgttcagagcacagagcacagggacCAAATGAGGGCCAATGTGGTCAATGAAATCATGAACACAGAGCGCGTCTACATCAAACACCTGAGGGACATctgcgag GGTTACCTTCGACAgtgcaggaaacacacaggtATGTTCACCCAGCTGCAGATCAACACCATCTTCAGCAACATTGAGGACATCTACAGATTCCACCGTAAATTCCTCAAAAACCTGGAGAGATACTACAACAAAGAGCAACCTCACCAGAGCCAGATTGGCTCCTGCTTCCTTTTACAG CAGAGTGAGTTCTCTATATACTCAGAGTACTGTAATAACCATCCACATGCGTGTGCGGAGCTGCAACGCCTCTTGAAGTTGGGCCGATACAGACACTTCTTTGAAGCGTGCCGCCTGCTGCAGCAGATGATTGACATCTCCGTCGCTGGATTCCTGCTTACGCCTGTACAGAAGATCTGCAAATATCCCCTCCAGTTGGGCGAGCTACTGAAGTACACTCCACCAGAGCACAG GGACAACAGCAGTGTCAGTGATGCATATGAGGCGATGAAGAAGGTGGCATGCCTTATCAATGAGAGGAAAAGGAGGCTGGAGAGTTTAGACACCATTGCTCATTGGCAGGAGACCATACTACGCTGGGAG GGAGAGGGTGTTTTGTGCCGAAGCTCAGACCTGATCCACTCAGGGGACCTGAGCAGAGTTTTCCCTGAGGGTAAGACACAACAGCGAGTGTTCTTCCTTTTTGACCATCAGATGGTCTTCTGCAAGAAGGACGTCCTGCGGCGGGACCTGCTCTTCTATTGTGGCCGATTGGACACTGACCGCATGCAGGTGCTAGACGTGCCTGACGGCCGGGACAGGCAGCTTGGGCTCAGCCTGAAAAATGCCTTCCGGCTGCAGGACAGAGTTACCCACGAGGAGTATGTCTTCTGTACCAAAAAAGCGACAGACAAGCGCCGTTGGCTGCAGGCCTTTGCCAACGAGCGCCGCCGGGTCCAGGAAGACCAGGAACTGG GGATGGAGATCAGTGAGAGCCAGAGGAGAAGAGCCATTCTCAGAGCTAGGAAATCCAAAAATGGGAAACTGAGGA ATCTAGGTTATGCTGGCTGTTCAGTGCCTCTCCCTCACCAGCTCCTCCACCCACTCCATCAGCGCCATGTCACAGTGCCAACCTGCATCCCCCAGCAACCGGTTTTCTCACTGGCTGAGCCCAAACGCAAGCCGTCCCACCTGTGGGACACCCTCTTCAGGAAGTGA
- the spata13 gene encoding uncharacterized protein spata13 isoform X2 — MKKALQFNDTPSASNNPRSCQSPGVQEEEPGGDRTLSGHGLFLEGEQNSVLNPHCGEQMRQSLDSDCYSSETRLKDSGETRLDLSSPVGPGPPRNPESRPYHAKILQLFSTPHKGSCSGVERLRPATAWPAISGLRVMGSFKKLRSSILQGIQNRAATAANQEMEHGTEGNPETGHSTQEAEYSTAATQHKSEEGQGVVNGLSLGEDTWDEEGGGGEGLNRNSRFSRSLRMAYEDGRITLLQVEAELNSSSPLQLPAPTALSQELLCPPAPIQTTANAIARSRLSTSADNLHFFRGPFRRRPPCPQHGDQQASVAHGIKRTASTSSVVPRNHSPLHIRAQVQKLVCSMNDLSVRQRSGPAPAPSPCSDRSALSRLHDDYSRRVPCYHDSERQRRCLAVRSREANKQHNMPFLESESAPGSDPSPSGLSSVSSQACAVSDILQGSAPFEPGQIEGWDSLRLPQGVLDLQTEDTSAGLTRGTQEVLEDRSSEQELEVAQLIETPISDTPTCGDGTPTSNTTMIAADEPSPATCTPVLDLSTSDALVCTADPPSRRVGRTRPRPLSDYGQLVGRKISIPEEDAEYPNEEARRGLPAEYNSNGISFSKENHNGKCGHSSSHENCNGNSELHWSTSQENQHRKQRPISVIGGVDLYSSPSSEEKEDLPDSRPPLPSHQVPPYRGVSVRLRPCTLSQSTPVGLDRLGQPRLHRILSDGGPGGTEMLDDSVSEEDCSFDELSDIILYLQPGAEHSALNEWISSGQVVYAEALWDHVTMEEQELGFKAGDVIRVLDASNKDWWWGAASGLQAWFPSSFVRVRVNQEDGAVSMPLDSVENVQAKEPVPGATQVQSTEHRDQMRANVVNEIMNTERVYIKHLRDICEGYLRQCRKHTGMFTQLQINTIFSNIEDIYRFHRKFLKNLERYYNKEQPHQSQIGSCFLLQSEFSIYSEYCNNHPHACAELQRLLKLGRYRHFFEACRLLQQMIDISVAGFLLTPVQKICKYPLQLGELLKYTPPEHRDNSSVSDAYEAMKKVACLINERKRRLESLDTIAHWQETILRWEGEGVLCRSSDLIHSGDLSRVFPEGKTQQRVFFLFDHQMVFCKKDVLRRDLLFYCGRLDTDRMQVLDVPDGRDRQLGLSLKNAFRLQDRVTHEEYVFCTKKATDKRRWLQAFANERRRVQEDQELGMEISESQRRRAILRARKSKNGKLRNLGYAGCSVPLPHQLLHPLHQRHVTVPTCIPQQPVFSLAEPKRKPSHLWDTLFRK; from the exons ATGAAAAAG GCATTGCAGTTCAATGACACTCCATCTGCCAGCAATAACCCACGGTCCTGCCAGTCTCCTggggtgcaggaggaggagcctggGGGTGACAGAACCCTCAGTGGCCATGGTCTGTTTTTGGAAGGAGAACAGAACTCTGTGCTGAACCCGCACTGTGGAGAACAGATGCGGCAGAGCTTAGACAGTGATTGCTACAGTAGTGAAACCAGGTTAAAGGACAGTGGTGAGACTAGACTTGATCTCAGCAGTCCAGTGGGCCCTGGCCCACCACGCAATCCAGAGAGTAGACCATATCACGCCAAGATCCTGCAGCTGTTCTCCACCCCACACAAAGGCAGCTGCTCAGGTGTGGAGAGGCTCCGCCCTGCTACTGCCTGGCCTGCCATCTCTGGCCTACGTGTCATGGGCTCCTTCAAGAAGCTACGCTCTTCAATCCTCCAGGGCATCCAGAACCGGGCAGCCACTGCAGCGAATCAGGAGATGGAGCATGGGACTGAAGGCAATCCAGAGACAGGGCACAGCACTCAGGAGGCTGagtacagcacagcagccaCTCAGCACAAGAGTGAAGAGGGTCAGGGGGTGGTAAATGGGCTGAGCTTGGGAGAAGATACGTGGGATGaagagggtggtgggggggagggcctGAATAGGAACAGTCGCTTCTCACGGAGCCTTCGCATGGCGTATGAAGACGGCCGCATCACGCTGCTGCAAGTCGAGGCAGAGCTGAACAGCAGCTCCCCTCTGCAGCTTCCGGCTCCAACAGCTCTCAGCCAGGAGCTCCTGTGCCCCCCGGCCCCCATCCAGACAACAGCAAATGCTATAGCGCGTAGCAGACTGAGCACGAGTGCTGATAACTTGCATTTCTTTAGAGGCCCCTTCAGACGGAGGCCACCCTGCCCACAACATGGAGACCAGCAGGCCAGTGTTGCCCATGGCATCAAGAGGACTGCCAGCACCTCATCTGTGGTCCCCAGAAACCACAGCCCCCTCCACATCAGGGCTCAGGTGCAGAAGCTGGTGTGCAGTATGAATGACCTGTCTGTTCGCCAGCGATCTGggcccgcccctgcccccagcccctgtTCTGACCGGTCGGCTCTCAGCCGACTACACGATGACTACTCCCGCCGAGTGCCCTGTTACCATGACAGCGAGCGTCAGCGCCGCTGTTTGGCAGTCCGGAGTAGAGAAGCTAATAAGCAGCACAACATGCCCTTCCTGGAATCTGAATCCGCCCCTGgctctgacccctccccctcaggcCTCTCCTCTGTCAGCTCCCAGGCCTGTGCAGTGAGTGACATTCTGCAGGGCTCTGCACCTTTTGAGCCAGGACAAATAGAGGGATGGGACTCCCTCCGTCTTCCACAGGGAGTGCTCGACCTTCAGACTGAGGACACATCTGCAGGGCTGACTCGGGGAACACAG GAGGTGCTAGAAGACAGATCCTCTGAGCAGGAGCTGGAAGTTGCACAACTAATAGAGACGCCCATATCAGACACGCCTACATGTGGAGATGGCACACCCACCTCCAACACCACCATGATTGCGGCAGATGAACCCTCACCAGCAACATGCACGCCAGTATTGGACTTGAGCACATCAGATGCACTAGTGTGCACTGCAGATCCGCCCAGCAGGAGAGTAGGGAGAACGAGGCCACGACCCCTGTCTGACTATGGTCAGTTGGTGGGTAGAAAGATATCCATTCCTGAAGAGGATGCTGAATATCCAAATGAGGAAGCAAGAAGGGGCCTCCCAGCTGAATACAATAGCAATGGCATTAGTTTCAGCAAAGAGAACCATAATGGAAAATGTGGCCACAGTTCCAGTCACGAAAATTGCAATGGTAATAGTGAGCTTCACTGGAGTACAAGCCAAGAGAACCAACACAGGAAGCAACGTCCCATTTCTGTCATTGGAGGGGTGGATTTGTATTCTTCACCTTCctcagaagagaaagaggattTG CCAGATTCCCGGCCCCCTCTCCCGTCACACCAGGTTCCACCCTACAGAGGGGTGTCTGTTCGACTCCGGCCCTGTACCCTCTCCCAGAGCACTCCTGTCGGCCTAGACCGTCTGGGACAACCCCGCCTCCACAGAATCCTTAGTG ACGGAGGGCCAGGGGGGACTGAGATGCTGGATGACAGTGTGAGTGAAGAAGACTGCAGCTTTGATGAGCTCAGTGATATCATACTTTACCTGCAGCCAGGGGCTGAGCACTCGGCCCTCAATGAG tggatAAGCTCAGGCCAGGTTGTGTATGCTGAGGCCCTGTGGGATCATGTCACGATGGAAGAGCAGGAGTTGGGCTTCAAAGCCGGAGATGTTATCCGTGTCCTTGACGCCTCCAACAAGGACTGGTGGTGGGGTGCAGCATCTGGCCTACAAGCCTGGTTCCCGTCCAGCTTTGTCAGA GTGCGAGTGAATCAGGAGGATGGTGCAGTTTCCATGCCGCTGGACAGCGTTGAGAATGTGCAGGCCAAGGAGCCAGTACCGGGGGCCACTCAGgttcagagcacagagcacagggacCAAATGAGGGCCAATGTGGTCAATGAAATCATGAACACAGAGCGCGTCTACATCAAACACCTGAGGGACATctgcgag GGTTACCTTCGACAgtgcaggaaacacacaggtATGTTCACCCAGCTGCAGATCAACACCATCTTCAGCAACATTGAGGACATCTACAGATTCCACCGTAAATTCCTCAAAAACCTGGAGAGATACTACAACAAAGAGCAACCTCACCAGAGCCAGATTGGCTCCTGCTTCCTTTTACAG AGTGAGTTCTCTATATACTCAGAGTACTGTAATAACCATCCACATGCGTGTGCGGAGCTGCAACGCCTCTTGAAGTTGGGCCGATACAGACACTTCTTTGAAGCGTGCCGCCTGCTGCAGCAGATGATTGACATCTCCGTCGCTGGATTCCTGCTTACGCCTGTACAGAAGATCTGCAAATATCCCCTCCAGTTGGGCGAGCTACTGAAGTACACTCCACCAGAGCACAG GGACAACAGCAGTGTCAGTGATGCATATGAGGCGATGAAGAAGGTGGCATGCCTTATCAATGAGAGGAAAAGGAGGCTGGAGAGTTTAGACACCATTGCTCATTGGCAGGAGACCATACTACGCTGGGAG GGAGAGGGTGTTTTGTGCCGAAGCTCAGACCTGATCCACTCAGGGGACCTGAGCAGAGTTTTCCCTGAGGGTAAGACACAACAGCGAGTGTTCTTCCTTTTTGACCATCAGATGGTCTTCTGCAAGAAGGACGTCCTGCGGCGGGACCTGCTCTTCTATTGTGGCCGATTGGACACTGACCGCATGCAGGTGCTAGACGTGCCTGACGGCCGGGACAGGCAGCTTGGGCTCAGCCTGAAAAATGCCTTCCGGCTGCAGGACAGAGTTACCCACGAGGAGTATGTCTTCTGTACCAAAAAAGCGACAGACAAGCGCCGTTGGCTGCAGGCCTTTGCCAACGAGCGCCGCCGGGTCCAGGAAGACCAGGAACTGG GGATGGAGATCAGTGAGAGCCAGAGGAGAAGAGCCATTCTCAGAGCTAGGAAATCCAAAAATGGGAAACTGAGGA ATCTAGGTTATGCTGGCTGTTCAGTGCCTCTCCCTCACCAGCTCCTCCACCCACTCCATCAGCGCCATGTCACAGTGCCAACCTGCATCCCCCAGCAACCGGTTTTCTCACTGGCTGAGCCCAAACGCAAGCCGTCCCACCTGTGGGACACCCTCTTCAGGAAGTGA